From the genome of Rhineura floridana isolate rRhiFlo1 chromosome 7, rRhiFlo1.hap2, whole genome shotgun sequence, one region includes:
- the GPRIN2 gene encoding G protein-regulated inducer of neurite outgrowth 2 — METNSHRHHIHSYHETLNSVCHSTLNLNHHPLSKSSSNLAGIGRIDSGEKQNSKQELRKSFSSSACQAQLRENDVGSTPSSEWSSIYSEIASTVRAVSGLSPSDSAQSTTKSTNHFLCVDQSPAPVEGAGTRTHIKSSTVENVSLACGANLQQVSAMEGLGAAVQRSLSDLTCSCKQQSSAPHMETSATYSAMSSNNNYGASAGNVVFPRPRYGFDTCENAADFQSHMTCVPSLPTDQNVPGTIFDNGAVPQTVTVFTDPGAYHTTVFGSHMPGDNFSNRAMYAQGGIVYSNFSAGMYPPDMVAIHNSTTVPYSMRQQESAMKTEGTIPAYCHSLPIPSVQSIPRLVCSVSESGKEQVNPGYCQSLPATETATLLKLVSSVSESGLDAKRILRCCSVRGEYMMHTQPYVQSSRVQEEMKTTYVVWNSHQDGVNVVLKSKDTGTMTSMNAITQGLQPPLECKDVEVQTITTMECKSVATSPSVVAESCPHVFPEVNVEPEAEDEKSPVREVRWDDEGMTWEVHGAAVDPEVLGLAIQKHLEIQIEQFQTEPVELSRKSTEELPAKEEKKTYFRTMMRCLRNPACCVRSSTAVE; from the coding sequence ATGGAAACCAACAGTCACCGGCACCACATCCATTCCTACCATGAAACCTTAAACTCGGTTTGCCACAGTACTCTGAATCTAAACCACCACCCTCTCTCAAAGAGCTCCTCAAATCTGGCAGGCATTGGACGAATTGattctggggaaaaacagaacagCAAACAGGAGCTCCGAAAAAGCTTCAGCAGTTCTGCCTGCCAAGCCCAGCTGAGGGAGAATGATGTCGGAAGCACACCTAGCTCTGAATGGTCTTCAATCTACTCAGAAATTGCATCCACTGTCAGAGCTGTGAGTGGTTTATCTCCAAGTGACAGTGCACAGAGTACCACCAAAAGCAcaaaccacttcctgtgtgtTGACCAGTCCCCAGCACCTGTAGAAGGGGCAGGCACTAGGACACACATCAAGAGCAGTACTGTTGAGAATGTGTCTTTAGCCTGTGGTGCAAATCTGCAGCAGGTGAGTGCAATGGAAGGGCTTGGAGCTGCTGTCCAGAGAAGCCTTTCCGACCTGACTTGTAGCTGTAAGCAACAAAGCTCTGCTCCCCACATGGAGACAAGTGCCACATACTCTGCTATGAGTTCCAACAACAATTACGGTGCTTCAGCAGGCAATGTAGTTTTTCCAAGACCAAGATATGGATTTGACACATGTGAAAATGCTGCAGATTTTCAAAGTCATATGACTTGTGTCCCAAGTTTGCCTACAGACCAAAATGTGCCTGGAACCATCTTCGACAATGGTGCTGTACCGCAAACTGTTACTGTTTTTACAGATCCTGGAGCATATCACACAACTGTTTTTGGATCACATATGCCTGGAGACAATTTCTCAAACAGGGCAATGTATGCTCAGGGTGGAATTGTATATAGTAATTTTTCAGCTGGCATGTACCCGCCTGACATGGTGGCCATCCATAATAGTACCACTGTGCCCTATAGCATGAGGCAGCAGGAGTCTGCTATGAAGACAGAAGGTACCATTCCAGCCTATTGCCATTCACTGCCAATACCTTCTGTTCAGTCCATTCCAAGGTTGGTCTGCTCAGTTAGTGAATCGGGGAAAGAGCAAGTAAATCCTGGGTATTGTCAGTCTTTGCCTGCTACTGAAACGGCAACCCTTCTGAAGCTTGTGTCATCTGTGAGTGAATCAGGTCTGGATGCAAAACGTATCCTTAGATGTTGTAGTGTGCGTGGAGAATACATGATGCATACTCAGCCTTATGTACAATCAAGCAGGGTCCAAGAGGAAATGAAGACGACGTATGTGGTGTGGAATAGCCACCAAGATGGCGTTAATGTTGTCCTGAAGTCTAAGGACACAGGGACGATGACCTCCATGAATGCCATCACCCAGGGATTGCAGCCTCCACTTGAGTGCAAAGATGTAGAAGTACAAACCATCACAACAATGGAATGTAAATCAGTGGCAACAAGCCCCTCTGTTGTGGCAGAAAGCTGCCCTCATGTGTTCCCAGAGGTTAATGTGGAACCCGAGGCAGAGGATGAAAAGTCTCCAGTGCGGGAAGTGAGGTGGGATGATGAAGGCATGACATGGGAAGTCCATGGTGCAGCTGTTGATCCTGAGGTCCTTGGGTTGGCCATTCAGAAACATCTTGAGATTCAGATAGAACAGTTTCAGACTGAACCTGTGGAGCTCTCAAGGAAAAGTACAGAGGAACTGCCAGCTAAAGAGGAAAAGAAAACGTATTTCAGAACAATGATGCGTTGTCTAAGAAATCCAGCCTGTTGTGTCCGTTCCAGCACAGCAGTGGAATAA